A DNA window from Trueperaceae bacterium contains the following coding sequences:
- a CDS encoding DNA-directed RNA polymerase subunit omega encodes MVLDGFDKLMSLTDSRYRLSVITARRAAQIKGGIPSTLEEEDLPRTSNTVTIAMRELELEKEIVWGEDLPSEDELRRLNQQDRRADEVFGNSEEN; translated from the coding sequence ATGGTTCTCGATGGTTTTGATAAATTAATGTCTTTGACGGATTCCCGGTACCGCCTTTCAGTTATTACTGCTCGTAGGGCAGCGCAAATTAAGGGAGGTATACCATCTACACTTGAGGAGGAAGACCTGCCGCGCACAAGCAATACAGTTACCATAGCGATGCGGGAGCTAGAACTAGAGAAGGAAATAGTGTGGGGTGAAGATTTGCCCAGTGAAGATGAGCTGCGTCGCCTTAATCAGCAAGATCGGCGAGCGGATGAAGTTTTCGGTAATTCCGAGGAAAACTGA
- the pyrG gene encoding CTP synthetase (CTP synthase; cytidine triphosphate synthetase; catalyzes the ATP-dependent amination of UTP to CTP with either L-glutamine or ammonia as the source of nitrogen; in Escherichia coli this enzyme forms a homotetramer) has product MQTKYIFITGGVVSSLGKGITTSSLGALLRSRGYRVTALKIDPYINVDAGTMRPYEHGEVFVTDDGAETDLDIGTYERFLDVDLARQNNVTTGQVYLSVIEKEREGQYLSQTVQVIPHVTDEIKERITAMASHENPEIVLVEVGGTVGDIESLPFLEAIRQLRFEIGQENSLYIHVTLMPFLGTSEEYKTKPTQHSVATLRGVGIQPDGLVLRSKTPVPEESRKKIALFANVEVPGVFNAYDADFVYAVPEMLEQQGIGRFVESRLRLDPVTPELRGWREAVQVLRNPFSTVNIGVVGKYVAMPDAYLSLMEALKHAGIVNDSEVEIHWLDAENLVEEPLDFLKSFHGILVPGGFGVRGIEGKVRASQFAREHGVPFLGICLGMQVAVIEYARNVSGLTGANSTEFDPYTPFPVIGLMPEQLEIQGLGGTMRLGSWPMQILKETLLEALYHSEGEHVVYERHRHRYEVNPEYVASLKNAGLVISGITPGMKGRGEGLVEAIELPDHPFFVGLQSHPEFKSRLMNPSPPFQGFIKAACVRAQVSTDLETPV; this is encoded by the coding sequence ATGCAAACCAAGTATATCTTCATTACTGGGGGAGTTGTTTCCTCGCTTGGCAAAGGGATCACAACTTCTAGTCTCGGCGCTTTACTCCGATCCCGGGGTTATCGTGTTACAGCTCTCAAAATTGACCCTTATATCAATGTGGACGCTGGTACCATGCGACCGTATGAGCATGGAGAGGTCTTTGTAACTGATGATGGGGCAGAAACCGATCTTGATATTGGAACCTACGAACGATTTCTCGATGTCGACCTAGCTCGCCAGAATAATGTTACCACCGGCCAGGTGTATTTAAGCGTTATTGAAAAAGAACGAGAGGGACAATATCTTTCGCAGACAGTACAAGTAATTCCTCACGTTACCGACGAGATAAAGGAACGAATTACTGCTATGGCTAGTCACGAAAATCCAGAGATTGTTCTTGTTGAGGTCGGTGGTACTGTCGGAGATATAGAGTCCCTTCCTTTTCTGGAGGCCATAAGGCAACTTAGATTTGAGATTGGGCAAGAAAACTCCCTGTACATACATGTGACTCTAATGCCTTTCCTTGGGACAAGCGAAGAATACAAGACAAAACCGACCCAGCACTCAGTAGCAACTTTACGAGGTGTGGGCATTCAACCGGATGGGTTAGTCCTTAGATCGAAAACTCCAGTACCTGAGGAATCTCGCAAAAAGATCGCGTTGTTTGCAAATGTCGAAGTACCAGGAGTATTCAATGCCTATGATGCTGATTTCGTTTATGCAGTACCTGAAATGCTTGAACAACAAGGCATAGGTCGCTTTGTAGAAAGTCGCCTCCGCCTCGATCCGGTGACGCCAGAATTACGGGGATGGCGGGAAGCCGTTCAGGTTCTTCGTAACCCTTTTTCTACAGTAAATATAGGAGTTGTCGGGAAGTATGTGGCCATGCCAGATGCTTATCTCAGTTTAATGGAAGCTTTAAAGCATGCTGGGATTGTTAATGACTCGGAAGTTGAAATACATTGGTTAGATGCCGAAAACTTAGTCGAAGAGCCATTAGATTTCCTAAAGTCTTTTCACGGTATTTTGGTACCAGGCGGCTTCGGTGTACGCGGCATTGAAGGTAAAGTGCGAGCCTCCCAATTTGCGCGGGAGCATGGGGTCCCGTTTCTAGGAATTTGCCTTGGAATGCAAGTTGCGGTCATCGAATATGCCCGGAATGTATCAGGACTTACCGGGGCTAACTCTACTGAGTTTGACCCTTATACTCCCTTCCCAGTAATTGGACTCATGCCCGAACAATTAGAGATACAGGGTTTGGGTGGCACTATGCGCCTCGGTAGTTGGCCAATGCAAATCTTAAAGGAAACATTGCTGGAAGCCCTCTACCACTCGGAAGGTGAGCATGTTGTTTACGAACGCCACAGACATCGCTACGAAGTAAACCCAGAATACGTAGCTAGCCTTAAAAATGCTGGTTTAGTAATTTCAGGTATCACGCCGGGAATGAAAGGACGAGGCGAAGGCCTTGTAGAGGCTATCGAATTACCTGACCACCCATTTTTTGTTGGCCTACAGTCCCATCCCGAGTTCAAATCAAGGTTAATGAACCCCAGTCCACCTTTCCAAGGTTTCATCAAAGCTGCCTGCGTGCGAGCTCAAGTTTCTACTGATCTCGAGACCCCAGTGTGA
- the csaB gene encoding polysaccharide pyruvyl transferase CsaB, translated as MKLLLSGYYGFGNIGDEAILAGILTSLKGRHEITVLSNDPRSTSYLHKVKAVHRYLGALKALFECDVLISGGGGLLQDATSRRSLIYYLGLIRWARKLGKRTIIFGQSLGPLSNQGLKAIQRELRGIPTAVRDIQSRKLLADLGIHAELTADSALLLFNPLLKNIARPSSQISPILLVPRGGHSDLTEVLAAVGSKLAADGIPLATLALHSKQDTPEVVLLREQVPNLALWSANNHWEALNKISSAGFIISTRLHGLILAAVANRGFAGLVYDPKVAGFLSEAGAPAFHRPIDLDSLLLLAHNRPKPLPENLSTLTQRAHAGIRWLEKMISAPSTTRGDKGPSIVP; from the coding sequence ATGAAACTACTGTTAAGCGGTTATTACGGATTCGGAAACATAGGTGACGAAGCCATTCTTGCGGGTATACTTACCAGTCTCAAGGGTCGCCATGAGATTACTGTTTTATCTAACGACCCACGGTCTACATCCTATCTGCACAAGGTAAAAGCTGTCCACAGATACTTAGGAGCACTAAAGGCCTTATTCGAATGTGACGTACTTATCTCTGGCGGAGGGGGGCTCCTACAGGATGCGACAAGCCGGAGAAGCTTGATCTATTATTTGGGCCTCATAAGATGGGCACGCAAGCTTGGCAAGCGGACCATTATCTTCGGACAGTCCCTTGGGCCGCTGAGCAACCAAGGCCTTAAGGCAATACAGAGAGAACTCCGGGGCATACCAACGGCTGTCCGAGACATTCAATCTCGTAAACTGCTAGCAGACTTAGGTATTCACGCTGAATTGACCGCTGATTCTGCATTGCTCCTTTTTAATCCTCTCCTTAAAAATATTGCAAGACCGAGCTCTCAGATAAGCCCAATCCTTCTAGTCCCTCGAGGGGGTCATTCAGATCTTACAGAAGTTCTAGCAGCCGTCGGGTCAAAGCTAGCTGCTGATGGCATTCCACTCGCTACATTAGCTCTCCACTCGAAACAAGATACCCCGGAAGTAGTCCTTCTACGCGAGCAAGTGCCCAACCTTGCACTTTGGTCAGCTAACAATCATTGGGAAGCTTTAAACAAGATTTCTTCAGCTGGTTTCATCATCTCGACACGTCTTCACGGTCTGATTTTAGCGGCGGTTGCTAATCGGGGATTTGCTGGACTAGTATATGACCCAAAAGTTGCTGGGTTTCTTAGTGAAGCTGGCGCCCCGGCCTTTCACCGTCCTATCGATTTAGACAGCCTTTTATTACTTGCCCACAATCGCCCCAAACCCCTACCTGAAAACCTATCTACCTTGACTCAAAGGGCCCATGCTGGAATCCGATGGCTCGAGAAGATGATCTCTGCTCCCTCAACTACAAGAGGCGATAAAGGCCCGAGCATAGTTCCATGA
- a CDS encoding guanylate kinase: MTGASGVGKDTIRREVLPEFPNLVYSISATTRKRRQNEVDGRDYLFLTKAKFEEMIKCCEFLEYAEYVGDYYGTPTHRVSSALKSQKNVLLELELHGARQVKRAMPNAVMIFVAPPNLSELERRLRGRGTDTEEKIAKRLERAREEINSAREFDYLVVNDSLLEAVKEFSAIIRAECQKAERMI, encoded by the coding sequence ATGACTGGGGCTTCTGGAGTTGGCAAAGATACCATTCGACGGGAAGTATTACCTGAGTTTCCTAACCTCGTTTACTCGATTTCAGCGACTACACGTAAACGTCGACAAAATGAAGTAGACGGTCGGGATTACCTGTTCCTCACCAAGGCGAAGTTTGAAGAAATGATTAAATGCTGTGAATTCCTAGAATATGCAGAGTACGTTGGTGATTATTATGGTACTCCTACTCATCGGGTTTCCAGTGCACTAAAAAGCCAAAAGAATGTTTTATTAGAACTGGAACTTCATGGAGCGCGACAGGTAAAGAGAGCTATGCCAAACGCAGTAATGATTTTTGTGGCTCCCCCAAACCTTTCAGAGCTAGAGCGTAGGTTACGTGGTCGAGGAACGGACACTGAAGAAAAGATTGCTAAAAGGCTAGAAAGGGCAAGGGAAGAAATTAACTCTGCCCGAGAGTTTGATTATCTCGTTGTTAACGATAGCCTCTTGGAAGCTGTCAAAGAATTCTCTGCGATTATTCGGGCTGAATGCCAAAAAGCTGAGAGAATGATTTAG